One Paraglaciecola mesophila genomic region harbors:
- the rppH gene encoding RNA pyrophosphohydrolase yields MIDAEGFRANVGIVICNSLGQVFWARRYGQHSWQFPQGGIDEGETAEQTMYRELYEEVGLKPEHVKILAVTKNWLRYKLPKRLIRQGSAPVCIGQKQKWFLLQLTCKEHDVDLLQSGHPEFDDWRWVSFWYPVRNVVSFKREVYRRAMKEFAPTAMALSAKPAHSQKNKRRRKN; encoded by the coding sequence GTGATTGATGCCGAAGGATTCCGCGCCAACGTTGGCATAGTGATTTGTAATAGCTTAGGTCAGGTCTTTTGGGCCCGCCGCTATGGTCAACATTCTTGGCAGTTTCCGCAAGGCGGAATCGATGAAGGTGAAACTGCTGAACAAACCATGTACCGCGAACTTTATGAGGAAGTGGGTCTAAAACCAGAACATGTAAAAATTTTAGCGGTAACCAAAAATTGGTTGCGATACAAACTACCAAAGCGCTTGATCCGTCAGGGAAGTGCACCTGTTTGTATAGGGCAGAAACAGAAGTGGTTTTTGTTACAGCTAACCTGTAAAGAGCATGATGTTGATCTGCTGCAATCTGGGCATCCTGAGTTTGATGACTGGCGCTGGGTTAGTTTTTGGTACCCCGTGCGCAATGTGGTGTCATTTAAGCGGGAAGTATATCGCAGAGCAATGAAAGAATTTGCGCCTACAGCAATGGCATTAAGTGCAAAGCCTGCTCATAGCCAGAAAAACAAACGTAGACGCAAGAATTAG
- the ptsP gene encoding phosphoenolpyruvate--protein phosphotransferase: protein MLTKLKRIVKEVNQTPVLDDALSGVAKSLKEAIKVDSVSIYLANYDKQHFTLRATDGLAKTAVGQVSIGFSEGLIGLIGQREEPINISNAQTHPRFKHYPEVQEEQYHAFLGAPIIHQRKVLGVLTLQQQRKRLFSQDEEAFLVTLAMQLAVEIVNAEARGRFSLHDEHSEQNEIKSVKGVPGSSGLAAGVGVVQNLLVNLRNHVPKRSSDRETQIQNYRAAVMQTREQVEVLSQRIQGEVPEDVQAIFTLYQHLLDANSLGREVEQKISLGWDAATSLKMVVEGYITQFQGMSDAYMRERAVDVEDLSNRILANLLNLDTSRLTREELPEKCILVAEELTATMLAEFPKGKLCGLISIRGSSNSHAAIMARALGVPAVMGLTGVPLSLLDNKEILLDGYTGGIIVSPNQTIEREFHQLIHEETLLSEKILAQDDLPALTKDHCELNLFVNAGLSAEIENTYSSYADGVGLFRTEIPFMMRQRFPTEKEQVELYRAMLSAEPEKPFTMRTLDVGGDKPLPYFPITEENPFLGWRGIRLTLDHPEVFLVQIRAMLRASIGLKNLQIMLPMITSVSEVIEAKRLISQAFFEVKEEAKANDGKLYQPKVGVMLEVPAVIYQLPQLAKIVDFFSVGSNDLTQYLLAVDRNNARVSDLYDSYHPAVLAALNNIAQQANALNVPITLCGELAGEPGGTILLMAMGYRKLSMNSHSLLKIKWVVRSATLSDAKALLEEVLAMNDPKHVRERVNLYLESIGLGGLIRAGI from the coding sequence ATGCTAACCAAGCTAAAACGCATCGTTAAAGAGGTTAATCAAACTCCCGTCTTAGATGATGCGCTTAGCGGTGTGGCAAAGAGTCTTAAAGAAGCGATTAAAGTCGACTCTGTTAGTATTTATTTAGCAAACTATGACAAACAGCACTTTACGTTGCGCGCAACTGATGGTTTAGCGAAAACCGCAGTGGGCCAAGTATCTATTGGTTTCTCCGAAGGGCTGATCGGTTTGATTGGCCAGCGAGAAGAGCCAATCAATATCAGTAATGCACAAACCCATCCCAGATTTAAACACTATCCTGAAGTACAAGAAGAGCAATATCACGCCTTTTTAGGCGCCCCGATTATTCACCAACGAAAAGTACTAGGGGTGCTGACATTGCAGCAACAGCGTAAGCGTCTATTTAGCCAAGACGAAGAAGCCTTCTTGGTGACGCTAGCGATGCAGCTAGCCGTTGAGATTGTTAATGCTGAGGCTCGCGGGCGCTTTAGCTTGCATGATGAACATTCAGAACAAAATGAAATAAAGAGCGTTAAGGGGGTACCCGGCTCGTCGGGGCTAGCGGCTGGGGTAGGGGTTGTTCAAAATCTGTTAGTTAATTTGCGCAATCATGTACCAAAGCGCAGTAGCGATCGAGAAACGCAAATACAGAACTACCGCGCTGCAGTTATGCAAACCCGAGAGCAAGTTGAGGTGCTATCTCAGCGAATTCAAGGTGAGGTGCCTGAAGATGTTCAAGCTATCTTCACTTTGTATCAGCATTTACTCGATGCCAACAGTTTAGGTCGCGAGGTCGAGCAGAAGATTTCTCTTGGCTGGGACGCCGCAACCTCTTTGAAGATGGTGGTGGAGGGATACATTACCCAGTTTCAAGGGATGAGCGATGCTTACATGCGAGAAAGAGCGGTAGATGTTGAAGACCTTTCGAATCGTATTTTAGCGAACTTACTTAACCTTGATACATCTAGGCTGACCCGAGAAGAGTTACCCGAAAAGTGTATTTTAGTCGCTGAAGAGTTGACGGCGACCATGCTTGCTGAGTTTCCTAAAGGCAAATTGTGTGGCTTGATTTCGATCCGTGGCTCGAGTAATTCTCACGCTGCTATTATGGCCAGAGCCCTTGGCGTGCCAGCGGTTATGGGGTTGACCGGTGTACCACTATCCTTACTCGATAATAAAGAAATATTACTCGATGGCTACACAGGCGGTATTATTGTTTCGCCTAATCAAACGATTGAGCGCGAATTTCATCAACTTATTCATGAAGAAACGTTATTAAGTGAAAAAATTCTTGCTCAGGATGATCTGCCTGCGTTAACTAAGGATCATTGCGAGCTGAATTTATTCGTTAATGCAGGATTGTCAGCAGAGATTGAGAATACTTATTCAAGTTATGCTGATGGCGTAGGGCTATTTCGAACAGAAATCCCTTTTATGATGCGCCAACGTTTCCCCACAGAGAAAGAGCAAGTTGAATTGTATCGCGCCATGTTAAGTGCAGAGCCGGAAAAACCGTTTACTATGCGCACGCTCGATGTGGGGGGAGATAAGCCACTACCCTATTTCCCTATAACAGAAGAAAATCCCTTCTTAGGATGGCGTGGGATCCGGTTGACATTGGATCACCCAGAAGTATTTTTGGTGCAAATTCGCGCCATGTTACGGGCCAGCATTGGGCTTAAAAATTTGCAGATCATGTTACCCATGATCACTTCTGTCAGTGAAGTCATTGAGGCTAAACGCTTAATCAGCCAAGCATTTTTTGAGGTGAAAGAAGAAGCGAAAGCGAATGACGGCAAACTTTATCAGCCGAAAGTGGGGGTGATGCTAGAGGTGCCAGCGGTGATTTACCAGTTGCCCCAGTTAGCGAAAATTGTTGATTTCTTCTCTGTAGGAAGTAATGACTTAACCCAGTATTTATTGGCGGTCGATAGAAACAACGCTCGCGTTTCTGACCTTTATGATAGTTATCACCCAGCAGTATTAGCCGCTCTAAACAACATCGCACAGCAAGCAAACGCGCTCAATGTGCCTATTACCCTCTGTGGAGAGTTAGCTGGCGAGCCTGGTGGAACCATTCTATTGATGGCCATGGGCTATCGTAAACTGAGCATGAACAGTCATAGTTTGTTGAAAATCAAATGGGTTGTTCGCAGTGCGACGTTGAGTGATGCCAAAGCGTTGCTTGAGGAAGTATTGGCAATGAACGATCCTAAGCATGTGCGAGAGCGGGTTAATTTGTATCTTGAATCAATCGGTCTTGGCGGATTGATCCGCGCAGGTATCTAG